The following coding sequences lie in one Gorilla gorilla gorilla isolate KB3781 chromosome 5, NHGRI_mGorGor1-v2.1_pri, whole genome shotgun sequence genomic window:
- the SCAND3 gene encoding SCAN domain-containing protein 3 isoform X2 codes for MEEMIPLDSAKESLGTQLQSVEDRMECESPEPHPLQDNGSFLWFSMMSQSMGDDNLSSLDTNEAEIEPENMREKFFRSLARLLENKSNNTKIFSKAKYCQLIKEVKEAKAKAKKESVDYRRLARFDVILVQGNEKLIEAVNGETDKIRYYLHSEDLFDILHNTHLSIGHGGRTRMEKELQAKYKNITKEVIMLYLTLCKPCQQKNSKLKKVLTSKPIKEVSSRCQVDLIDMQLNPDGEYRFILHYQDLCTKLTFLRSLKSKRPTEVAHALLDIFTIIGAPSVLQSDNGREFSSQVVSELSNIWPELKIVHGKSQTCQSQSSAEQTEDIRKRIFSWMQTNNSSHWTEFLWFIQMSQNQPYHRSMQQTPCESAFSSEAKLGLSHSQLTEELVASLHTENELDQADKELENTLRAQYEENIEAGTDSSDIEENLSVTPKVAEKSPPESRLRFLSCVVCEKECTGVNSCISCDGNIHAICGVPSQHGTEGCGRQITCSLCYETSTMKRKHDEIQRSLPVKPSKMLKPSGTPFSPDKVGDWMANQASLDFFVKKRHVFSEHSSSNKRNVNNRSYPEEGKTKRVHASFTRKYDPSYIEFGFVAVIDGEVLKPQCIICGDVLANEAMKPSKLKRHLYSKHKEISSQPKEFFERKSSELKSQPKQVFNVSHINISALRASYKVALPVAKSKTPYTIAETLVKDCIKEVCLEMLGESAAKKVAQVPLSNDTIARRIQELANDMEDQLIEQIKLAKYFSLQLDECRDIANMIILLVYVRFEHDDDIKEEFFFSASLPTNTTSSELYEAVKNYIVNKCGLEFKFCVGVCSDGAASMTGKHSEVVTQIKELAPECKTTHCFIHRESLAMKKISAELNSVLNDIVKIVNYIKSNALNSRLFSLLCDNMEADHKQLLLHAEIRWLSRGKVLSRMFEIRNELLVFLQGKKPIWSQLFKDVNWTARLAYLSDIFSIFNDLNASMQGKNATYFSMADKVEGQKQKLEAWKNRISTDCYDMFHNLTTIINEVGNDLDIAHLRKVISEHLTNLLECFEFYFPSKEDPRIGNLWIQNPFLSSKDNLNLTVTLQDKLLKLATDEGLKISFENTASLPSFWIKAKNDYPELAEIALKSLLLFPSTYLCETGFSTLSVIKTKHRNSLNIHYPLRVALSSIQPRLDKLTSKKQAHLSH; via the exons AGCTTAGCAAGGTTACtggaaaacaaaagtaataataCTAAGATATTTTCTAAAGCAAAGTACTGTCAGTTGATAAAGGaagtgaaagaagctaaagcTAAGGCGAAAAAGGAATCAGTTGACTACCGTCGCTTGGCTAGATTTGATGTTATCCTTGTACAAGGAAATGAGAAGCTAATTGAGGCTGTAAATGGGGAAACAGATAAAATACGGTATTACTTACACAGTGAGGACTTATTTGACATTCTGCATAATACACATCTCAGCATTGGACATGGTGGACGTACTCGCATGGAGAAAGAGTTACAAGCGAAATACAAGAACATCACAAAAGAAGTTATAATGCTGTATCTGACCCTCTGTAAACCATGCCAACAGAAAAATTCAAAACTCAAGAAGGTTCTAACATCAAAACCAATTAAGGAAGTTAGTTCAAGATGCCAAGTAGATCTTATAGACATGCAGTTGAATCCTGATGGGGAGTACAGATTTATTTTGCATTATCAAGATCTCTGTACAAAGTTAACTTTTTTGCGGTCATTAAAGTCTAAAAGGCCTACGGAAGTTGCACATGCTCTTTtagatatatttacaattattggAGCACCCAGTGTCCTACAATCTGACAATGGGAGGGAATTTTCAAGCCAAGTTGTCAGTGAACTCAGTAATATTTGGCCAGAATTGAAAATTGTCCATGGGAAGTCTCAGACCTGCCAAAGCCAGAGTTCTGCAGAACAAACTGAGGATATCCGAAAGAGGATTTTCTCCTGGATGCAAACTAACAACTCATCACACTGGACTGAATTTTTGTGGTTCATTCAGATGTCCCAAAATCAGCCCTATCACAGAAGCATGCAACAGACTCCATGTGAAAGTGCATTTAGCTCTGAAGCTAAACTGGGCTTGTCCCATTCTCAGCTAACTGAAGAACTTGTTGCCAGCTTGCATACAGAAAATGAATTAGATCAGGCTGACAAAGAGTTAGAAAATACTTTAAGAGCCCAGTATGAAGAAAACATTGAGGCTGGAACAGACAGTAGTGATATTGAAGAGAATCTTTCTGTCACTCCTAAGGTGGCTGAAAAAAGCCCTCCTGAGAGCAGACTAAGATTTTTATCCTGTGTAGTTTGTGAAAAAGAATGCACAGGTGTTAATAGTTGTATATCATGTGATGGAAATATCCATGCAATTTGTGGAGTGCCCTCTCAACATGGGACTGAGGGCTGTGGTCGGCAAATAACTTGTAGCCTTTGCTATGAAACCAGCACAATGAAAAGGAAACATGATGAGATTCAAAGAAGTTTGCCTGTTAAACCTTCCAAAATGCTAAAGCCATCAGGGACACCATTTTCACCAGACAAAGTAGGAGATTGG ATGGCGAATCAAGCTTCACTGGACTTTTTTGTCAAGAAAAGACATGTCTTTTCTGAACACAGTAGTAGtaataaaagaaatgttaacaATAGAAGTTATCCTGAAGAAGGGAAAACCAAAAGAGTTCATGCTAGTTTCACTCGGAAATATGATCCTTCATATATTGAGTTTGGTTTTGTAGCTGTAATTGATGGTGAAGTACTAAAACCACAGTGTATTATTTGTGGAGATGTACTGGCTAATGAAGCAATGAAACCATCAAAGCTTAAGCGACATTTATATtcaaaacataaagaaataagtTCACAACCAAAAGAATTCTTTGAAAGAAAGAGTAGTGAATTGAAAAGCCAACCAAAGCAGGTGTTCAACGTTTCCCATATAAACATTAGTGCTTTGCGGGCTTCATATAAAGTAGCACTTCCGGTTGCTAAGTCTAAAACACCATACACAATTGCTGAGACACTAGTGAAAGACTGCATCAAAGAAGTTTGCTTGGAAATGTTGGGTGAATCTGCAGCAAAGAAGGTAGCTCAGGTACCACTTTCCAATGACACCATAGCTCGACGTATTCAGGAACTGGCTAATGATATGGAAGATCAACTCATAGAACAAATAAAACTAGCAAAGTATTTTTCATTGCAACTTGATGAATGCAGAGATATTGCTAACATGATAATTCTTTTAGTCTATGTGAGGTTTGAACATGATGATGATATAAAGGAAGAGTTCTTTTTTTCAGCCTCTTTGCCTACAAACACAACTAGCTCAGAACTGTATGAAGCTGTAAAGAATTATATTGTTAACAAATGTGGTTTGgaatttaaattttgtgtaggAGTATGTTCTGATGGTGCAGCTTCAATGACAGGAAAACATTCTGAAGTGGTAACCCAGATTAAGGAACTTGCGCCAGAATGTAAAACAACACATTGCTTCATTCATCGAGAAAGTCTTGCTATGAAAAAAATATCAGCTGAACTAAATAGTGTACTTAATGATATAGTAAAAATTGtgaattatataaaatctaaTGCATTGAATTCAAGATTATTCTCTTTATTATGTGATAATATGGAAGCTGATCATAAGCAACTGTTACTGCATGCTGAGATACGGTGGTTATCACGGGGAAAAGTTCTGTCAAGAATGTTTGAAATACGAAATGAACTCTTAGTGTTTCTGCAAGGCAAGAAACCCATCTGGTCCCAACTTTTTAAAGATGTGAATTGGACAGCCAGACTTGCTTATTTGTCTGATATCTTCAGTATTTTTAATGATCTTAATGCTTCTATGCAAGGGAAAAATGCAACTTATTTTTCAATGGCAGATAAAGTTGAAGGACAAAAACAGAAGTTAGAAGCTTGGAAAAACAGGATTTCTACAGATTGTTATGACATGTTTCATAATTTAACAACAATTATCAATGAAGTAGGTAATGATCTTGATATTGCACATCTGCGAAAAGTTATCAGTGAACATCTTACAAATTTGTTAgaatgttttgaattttattttccatcAAAAGAAGATCCACGCATAGGAAATTTGTGGATCCAAAAtccatttctttcatcaaaaGATAACTTAAATTTAACTGTAACTCTACAGGATAAGTTGTTGAAGCTGGCTACCGACGAAGGATTGAAAATCAGTTTTGAAAATACAGCATCACTTCCTTCATTTTGGATAAAAGCTAAAAATGACTATCCTGAGCTTGCTGAGATAGCTTTAAAATCGCTGCTTCTTTTCCCCTCAACATACCTCTGTGAGACTGGATTCTCTACTTTAAgtgttattaaaacaaaacatagaaaCAGTTTAAATATACATTATCCCCTGAGGGTAGCACTGTCATCAATCCAACCTAGATtagacaaattaacaagcaagAAGCAAGCTCACTTATCACATTAA